Proteins from a genomic interval of Paenibacillus sp. FSL H8-0048:
- the mobB gene encoding molybdopterin-guanine dinucleotide biosynthesis protein B produces the protein MESQHAAVQLPVPVLQIIGYKNSGKTTLVCRLIEALSAQGIRVGSAKHDAHSFQLDDPGTDSSKHLLHGAVETVLTSPEATRVMRRSAASLREIAESMRGRVDVVIAEGFKSAEYPKIALIRRTEDQITLQKEATDIRLWLSWEEAGELQSAASGSGISKDSPPVLPLRDQALADQAVIALALSLLQS, from the coding sequence ATGGAATCTCAGCATGCGGCGGTACAGCTCCCAGTTCCTGTACTGCAAATCATCGGATACAAGAACAGCGGCAAAACAACCCTCGTCTGCCGGTTAATCGAGGCCTTGTCTGCACAAGGAATACGGGTTGGCTCTGCCAAGCATGATGCCCATTCCTTCCAGCTGGATGATCCGGGAACGGATAGCAGCAAGCATCTCCTGCACGGTGCAGTAGAGACGGTATTGACCTCGCCGGAGGCGACAAGGGTCATGCGCAGATCTGCGGCATCACTACGTGAAATTGCGGAGTCGATGCGCGGCAGAGTAGACGTGGTGATTGCTGAGGGGTTCAAATCTGCAGAGTATCCCAAGATCGCCTTGATTCGCCGCACTGAGGACCAGATAACGCTGCAAAAGGAAGCAACGGACATACGACTGTGGTTAAGCTGGGAAGAGGCTGGGGAACTACAGAGTGCAGCGTCTGGTTCTGGCATCAGCAAGGATAGTCCGCCGGTATTGCCTTTACGGGATCAGGCGCTTGCGGATCAGGCGGTTATCGCACTGGCGCTGTCACTGCTTCAGTCCTAA
- a CDS encoding YwiC-like family protein, protein MKKYIPNQHGAWAMLVLPFLLGVAASKGQFIHIPLFVCWLLIYLFSFPLLQGVKTRKFARYAQPLRLYGLLLLPFALYLVIVQPVLLGFALLLLPLFAVNLYYARTRNERALLNDISAIVAFCLVIYPVFYVGQGESWRAVNELFVLAVLYFTGTAFYVKTVIRERNNLRFYYGSVAYHLLFAAAGLFLFPSLLVPLLVLLLRAAILPRTGITAKRTGIIEIGFSVMLYVSVLVLYF, encoded by the coding sequence ATGAAAAAATACATCCCCAACCAGCACGGCGCCTGGGCGATGCTTGTTCTCCCTTTTCTGCTGGGCGTTGCCGCTTCCAAGGGGCAGTTCATACATATTCCGCTGTTTGTCTGCTGGCTGCTGATCTATCTGTTCAGCTTCCCGCTCTTGCAGGGGGTGAAGACCCGGAAGTTCGCACGTTATGCCCAGCCGCTCAGGTTATACGGGCTTCTGCTGCTTCCGTTCGCCCTCTATCTGGTGATTGTCCAGCCGGTGCTGCTGGGGTTCGCGCTGCTGCTTCTGCCGTTATTCGCCGTCAACCTCTATTATGCCAGGACCCGGAATGAACGCGCCTTGCTTAATGACATCTCGGCTATTGTGGCGTTCTGCCTGGTGATTTATCCGGTCTTCTATGTGGGGCAGGGGGAGAGCTGGAGAGCCGTGAATGAGCTGTTCGTGCTGGCGGTGCTATACTTCACCGGAACTGCCTTCTATGTCAAAACCGTCATCCGTGAGCGGAACAATCTCCGCTTCTATTACGGGTCCGTGGCCTATCATCTGCTGTTCGCGGCAGCCGGACTGTTCCTGTTTCCTTCGCTGCTGGTCCCGCTGCTGGTTCTGCTGCTGCGGGCAGCCATTCTGCCGAGGACAGGAATTACCGCCAAACGTACGGGAATCATTGAGATCGGCTTCTCCGTCATGTTATATGTGTCTGTGCTGGTGCTGTATTTCTAG
- the ilvB gene encoding biosynthetic-type acetolactate synthase large subunit translates to MNGAELLIEMLIAKKVETLFGYPGGAVLPLYDALYGNNRIQHVLVRHEQAAVHAADGYARATGRPGVALVTSGPGATNAVTGIATAFMDSVPLIVLTGQVATDLIGLDSFQEVDIYGMTMPVTKHNYIVREIAELSRIVNEAFHIATSGRPGPVLIDLPKNVINAEYTIENGAAADGALPRIRGYQPDHPIDPAVLELAAERLSGAKRPLILAGGGCIQGETPALLRAFAERHHLPVASTLMGLGAFPSGHYLHLGMVGMHGSVAANRALQSADVVLCLGVRFSDRVTGKRKAFSPGSYKIQVDLDPSELNKNIPVDLAVTGSCGELLKGIEEQVHPVEDPAWEEQIALWRKRKAKVSREPNPKLSPQEVIRCLQKATAGDAIIATDVGQHQIWTATHYEFTEARSFLTSGGLGTMGYGLPAAIGAAVAFPERDVVCITGDGSFQMNMQEIMTAVDHGLNVKVAIFKNGYLGMVRQWQQLFLGRRYSSVRISSPDFVALAKSFGAHGFRARTLAEAEQIIEQALHTEGLVVMEFDITEEDNVYPIVPPGSSNQDMIVE, encoded by the coding sequence ATGAACGGAGCAGAGCTGTTGATTGAGATGCTGATCGCCAAAAAGGTGGAGACCCTGTTCGGCTACCCCGGCGGTGCCGTATTGCCACTATATGATGCGCTGTACGGCAATAACCGGATTCAGCATGTGCTGGTCCGGCACGAGCAGGCTGCGGTTCATGCCGCAGACGGATACGCCAGAGCCACAGGGCGTCCGGGAGTAGCGCTGGTTACCAGCGGTCCCGGGGCCACCAATGCGGTAACCGGAATTGCAACAGCGTTCATGGATTCGGTGCCGCTGATCGTGCTTACCGGCCAGGTGGCCACCGATCTTATAGGATTGGACAGCTTCCAGGAAGTAGATATCTACGGAATGACGATGCCAGTGACCAAGCATAATTATATCGTCAGAGAGATTGCCGAGCTGTCCAGAATTGTGAATGAAGCATTCCATATAGCAACGAGCGGCAGGCCCGGTCCGGTTCTGATTGATCTGCCGAAGAATGTGATAAATGCGGAGTACACGATAGAGAACGGGGCGGCCGCAGATGGCGCTCTCCCTAGAATCAGGGGCTATCAGCCGGATCACCCCATTGACCCGGCGGTTCTGGAGCTTGCCGCCGAACGCCTGAGCGGAGCGAAGCGTCCGCTGATTCTGGCCGGCGGCGGCTGTATCCAGGGAGAGACGCCAGCGCTCTTAAGAGCATTCGCGGAGCGGCATCACCTTCCTGTGGCCAGTACGCTGATGGGGCTTGGCGCTTTTCCTTCGGGACATTACCTGCACCTGGGCATGGTTGGAATGCATGGATCGGTGGCGGCTAACCGCGCCCTGCAGAGCGCTGACGTAGTGCTGTGTCTCGGTGTGCGCTTCAGTGACCGGGTGACCGGCAAGCGGAAGGCCTTCTCCCCGGGATCCTACAAAATCCAGGTTGATCTGGACCCCTCCGAACTGAACAAGAACATCCCCGTTGACCTGGCAGTGACCGGTTCTTGCGGAGAACTGCTTAAAGGCATAGAGGAACAGGTACATCCAGTAGAGGATCCGGCCTGGGAGGAGCAGATCGCGCTCTGGCGCAAACGCAAGGCGAAGGTAAGCCGTGAGCCGAATCCGAAGCTAAGCCCGCAAGAGGTGATCCGCTGCCTGCAAAAGGCTACAGCAGGCGATGCCATCATCGCCACGGATGTCGGCCAACACCAGATATGGACAGCCACGCATTATGAATTCACAGAAGCCCGCTCCTTCTTAACCTCCGGCGGGCTGGGAACGATGGGGTACGGCCTGCCTGCTGCGATTGGGGCGGCCGTTGCTTTTCCTGAGCGCGATGTGGTGTGCATTACAGGGGACGGAAGCTTCCAGATGAATATGCAGGAGATTATGACCGCCGTGGATCACGGCCTGAATGTCAAGGTGGCAATCTTCAAGAACGGGTATTTGGGGATGGTACGGCAATGGCAGCAGCTGTTTCTGGGACGGCGTTATTCCTCGGTGCGGATCAGCTCGCCGGATTTCGTGGCCTTAGCCAAGTCCTTCGGCGCCCACGGGTTCCGGGCACGCACGCTGGCTGAAGCGGAGCAGATCATTGAACAGGCACTGCATACAGAAGGGCTGGTCGTGATGGAATTTGATATCACCGAGGAGGATAATGTCTATCCTATTGTGCCGCCGGGCTCAAGCAATCAGGATATGATCGTAGAATAG
- the moaA gene encoding GTP 3',8-cyclase MoaA, protein MNHHPLQDQLRRPIHDLRISVTDRCNFRCSYCMPKEIFGDDYAFLPSGELLTFEEIGRLAKLFVSLGVSKIRLTGGEPLMRRHLPELVTKISAIPGVEDMGLTTNGVLLGGQAAPLYAAGLRRLNVSLDALEPELFGRMNGRGFRPGMILDAIDQAAGAGFEVKVNMVVQRGVNESEILPMAAYFKKRKIMLRFIEFMDVGNDNGWSYDKVVTKQEILQQLQSVYTLEALEQNYSGEVAQRYGYLGSTAQVGFITSVSESFCSACSRARLSSDGKLYTCLFASKGFDLRAMLRGGAGDEELLAAIKQVWEQRSDRYSDERTEESRRSKAKIGMSYIGG, encoded by the coding sequence ATGAATCATCATCCACTGCAAGATCAGCTGCGGCGGCCTATCCATGATTTGCGGATTTCGGTCACGGACCGGTGTAATTTCCGCTGCTCCTACTGCATGCCGAAGGAGATATTTGGTGACGACTACGCTTTTCTTCCATCCGGTGAGCTGCTTACCTTCGAAGAGATCGGCCGGCTGGCGAAGCTGTTCGTATCGCTTGGCGTAAGCAAAATCCGCCTGACCGGAGGCGAACCGCTGATGCGCCGCCATCTGCCGGAGCTGGTTACCAAGATCTCCGCCATTCCCGGTGTAGAGGATATGGGACTTACGACGAACGGAGTCCTGCTGGGCGGACAGGCAGCGCCGCTGTATGCTGCGGGCCTGCGCAGGCTGAATGTCAGCCTGGATGCGCTGGAGCCGGAGCTGTTCGGCAGAATGAACGGGCGCGGCTTCAGGCCGGGAATGATTCTGGACGCTATAGATCAAGCGGCGGGCGCCGGGTTCGAGGTCAAGGTGAATATGGTTGTTCAGCGGGGCGTGAACGAATCCGAGATTCTTCCGATGGCCGCCTACTTCAAGAAGCGGAAGATCATGCTGCGCTTCATCGAGTTCATGGATGTCGGCAATGATAACGGCTGGAGCTATGATAAGGTCGTCACCAAGCAAGAAATCCTGCAGCAGCTGCAAAGCGTCTATACGCTGGAAGCTCTTGAGCAGAATTACAGCGGAGAGGTCGCGCAGCGCTACGGCTATCTTGGGAGTACGGCCCAGGTCGGCTTCATCACTTCTGTGTCGGAATCGTTCTGTTCCGCCTGTTCGCGTGCCCGGCTGTCTTCTGACGGGAAGCTGTATACCTGCCTGTTTGCCTCCAAGGGCTTTGACCTTAGGGCCATGCTGCGCGGAGGGGCTGGCGATGAGGAGCTGCTGGCAGCAATTAAGCAGGTATGGGAGCAGCGAAGCGACCGTTATTCCGATGAGCGGACGGAAGAGAGCCGTAGAAGCAAGGCCAAGATTGGCATGTCCTATATTGGCGGATAA
- a CDS encoding molybdopterin molybdotransferase MoeA, translating to MKVEKTRTPVTVAEAVQRVTGRVCRTGTETVPLHASYGRILAGPLTATHDVPHFTRSPYDGYAIASRDSAGASGSNRVSFTVVDHIGAGEVSQAVIGTGEAVRLMTGAALPAGADAVVMFEQAVSEGQTFTIRKVFAPQENLSLQGEDMLAGETVIPAGSFIHPGVVALLATFGYGEVKTGKRPVVGILSTGTELLAVADPLVLGKIRNSNGPMIAAQLARMGIPYRIYDTAADRLEECLQTVRQALAETDCLITTGGVSVGDYDYLPEIYKRLGADILFNKVAMRPGSVTTVAVAGDQFLFGLSGNPSACFTGFELFVRPALLKMMGTDHLYLPRTTAVLAEDFAKANPFTRFVRAVYDGTTVRPAGFNKSNAVSSIARGNSLIVLPGGTRGFAAGDKVDVLLLGVEEGMNDWVL from the coding sequence ATGAAGGTGGAGAAGACCAGAACTCCGGTTACTGTAGCGGAAGCTGTGCAGCGGGTAACCGGGAGAGTATGCCGCACAGGTACGGAGACTGTTCCGCTTCATGCAAGCTATGGACGTATTCTGGCCGGGCCGCTTACTGCAACCCATGATGTACCGCATTTCACCCGTTCCCCGTATGACGGCTATGCCATCGCTTCCCGGGATTCGGCCGGTGCTTCCGGCAGCAACCGGGTCAGCTTCACCGTGGTGGATCACATCGGCGCAGGGGAAGTGTCGCAGGCTGTAATCGGCACTGGCGAAGCGGTACGGCTGATGACAGGAGCGGCGCTGCCTGCCGGGGCAGATGCGGTAGTTATGTTTGAACAAGCCGTCTCAGAGGGACAGACGTTTACGATCCGCAAGGTGTTTGCACCACAGGAGAATCTGTCCCTGCAAGGGGAGGATATGCTAGCGGGTGAGACAGTCATTCCGGCCGGCAGCTTCATTCATCCCGGGGTTGTGGCGCTGCTGGCTACCTTCGGCTACGGGGAGGTTAAGACAGGGAAGCGGCCGGTGGTGGGGATTCTGTCTACAGGCACCGAGCTGCTGGCAGTGGCAGACCCGCTCGTACTTGGCAAAATCCGTAACAGCAACGGGCCGATGATTGCCGCCCAGCTCGCCCGGATGGGTATCCCGTACCGGATCTATGATACGGCAGCGGACCGGCTGGAGGAATGCCTGCAGACCGTCCGTCAGGCACTCGCTGAGACCGACTGTCTGATCACAACGGGCGGAGTGTCCGTGGGCGATTATGACTATTTGCCGGAGATCTACAAGCGCCTTGGAGCCGATATATTGTTCAACAAGGTAGCGATGCGTCCCGGCAGTGTGACTACAGTGGCTGTGGCCGGAGACCAATTCTTGTTCGGACTGTCAGGCAATCCGTCGGCTTGCTTCACCGGCTTCGAGCTGTTCGTAAGACCTGCCCTGCTTAAGATGATGGGGACGGACCATCTGTATCTGCCGCGTACCACAGCCGTGCTGGCGGAGGATTTCGCCAAGGCGAACCCGTTCACCCGGTTCGTCCGGGCGGTATATGACGGCACTACGGTACGGCCTGCCGGCTTCAATAAATCGAATGCTGTTTCGTCCATCGCACGCGGCAATTCCCTGATAGTACTGCCTGGCGGAACAAGAGGCTTCGCCGCAGGGGATAAGGTGGATGTCCTGCTGCTCGGGGTGGAAGAGGGCATGAATGATTGGGTATTGTAA
- a CDS encoding nitrate/nitrite transporter, translating to MIKKMQLPLQTLNLITGFMVWVIISSLMPFISEDISIPPGRLAMVTAIPVVLGSILRIPLGYYANILGARIIFMSSFVLLLFPVYFISVASTVTHLIIGGLFLGVGGAVFSVGVTSLPKYYPKEKHGLVNGIYGIGNLGTAVTTFSAPILAAQFGWANAVKMYLILLLVFIVLNFFFGDRQEPKLRTPIIEQIKGVSRNEKLWLFSLFYFITFGSFVAFTIYLPNFLVSSFGLEKVDAGMRTAGFIAVATFFRPIGGWLADKFQPLFFLIFTFSVYTVAAIILAFMPDMGLYTAGCLAIAVSAGIGNGVIFKLVPLYFNKQAGIANGIVSMMGGLGGFFPPIMLSVIHAATGQYSIGFMLLSQVALASLVLVVWLYFQDRLALTSEVFNSTGQGILVTDVSGHIKTVNPAFTKLTGYTEEEVLGKQPSLLKSGRQPKDFYRVMWGEVKAKGMWQGEIWNKRKNGEEYLQWLNISAVKDETGEDVRYVGTFSDITQK from the coding sequence ATGATTAAAAAAATGCAATTGCCGCTGCAAACCTTAAACTTGATTACCGGATTCATGGTGTGGGTGATTATCTCCTCCTTGATGCCCTTTATCTCGGAGGATATCAGCATTCCTCCCGGGCGGCTGGCGATGGTCACGGCGATTCCGGTCGTGCTTGGCTCGATTCTGAGAATTCCGCTGGGCTACTATGCGAATATTCTGGGGGCGCGGATTATTTTTATGTCCAGCTTCGTGCTGCTGCTGTTCCCGGTCTACTTCATCAGTGTGGCTTCAACCGTAACCCATCTGATTATCGGCGGCCTGTTCCTGGGTGTCGGCGGCGCGGTCTTCTCTGTAGGGGTAACCTCTTTGCCGAAGTACTATCCGAAGGAGAAGCACGGTCTGGTTAACGGTATCTATGGAATCGGGAATCTGGGCACAGCGGTTACAACCTTCTCGGCGCCTATCCTGGCAGCACAGTTCGGTTGGGCCAACGCAGTCAAAATGTATCTGATTCTGCTGCTCGTCTTCATCGTTCTTAACTTCTTCTTCGGGGACCGTCAGGAGCCTAAGCTCCGCACTCCGATTATTGAACAAATCAAGGGCGTGTCCAGGAACGAGAAGCTGTGGCTGTTCTCACTGTTCTATTTCATTACCTTTGGCTCATTTGTAGCCTTTACCATTTATCTGCCGAATTTTCTGGTATCCAGTTTTGGTCTGGAAAAAGTCGACGCCGGGATGCGAACCGCCGGCTTCATCGCAGTAGCGACCTTCTTCCGTCCGATCGGCGGCTGGCTTGCTGACAAGTTCCAGCCTTTGTTCTTTCTTATCTTCACCTTCAGTGTATACACGGTGGCTGCCATTATTCTGGCCTTCATGCCTGACATGGGCCTGTATACAGCAGGCTGCCTGGCGATTGCGGTAAGTGCCGGAATCGGCAACGGTGTTATTTTCAAGCTGGTGCCGTTGTACTTCAATAAGCAGGCGGGGATTGCCAACGGGATCGTATCAATGATGGGCGGTCTGGGCGGATTCTTCCCTCCGATTATGCTATCTGTGATTCATGCGGCAACCGGACAATATTCCATCGGCTTCATGCTGCTGTCCCAGGTGGCGCTGGCCAGTCTGGTGCTCGTGGTATGGCTGTACTTTCAGGACCGCCTTGCCCTCACCTCTGAGGTGTTCAATTCGACCGGCCAGGGGATTCTGGTTACGGATGTGTCCGGCCACATCAAGACAGTCAATCCGGCGTTCACGAAGCTTACCGGCTATACCGAAGAAGAGGTGCTTGGCAAACAGCCAAGCCTGCTGAAATCCGGCCGCCAGCCGAAGGACTTTTACCGTGTGATGTGGGGTGAGGTCAAGGCAAAGGGCATGTGGCAGGGAGAGATCTGGAACAAGCGCAAGAATGGAGAAGAGTACCTGCAGTGGCTGAATATCAGCGCTGTGAAGGATGAGACTGGTGAAGATGTCCGGTATGTAGGCACCTTCAGCGATATTACGCAGAAATAA
- a CDS encoding Rpn family recombination-promoting nuclease/putative transposase, with protein sequence MVELLDARNDFIFKKIFGSENNKDVLLAFLNSTFMESGEPPLTEIILMNPYTDKDAPAEKQSILDIKAKTAEGKRINIEMQLFNPYNMEKRTLFYWSEMYYHQIQKGDDYSQLKKCVTINILNYSCLPNDRHHNVFRLREDHTGISLNNDLEIHVMELTKLEEQTIPLTGGLINWLLFLKGVEQPNWEVLTMNEPMLKKAMDTLEFLSQDAATRMEYDARMKYLRDEASRMNGAKAEGRAEGRAEGRAEGRAEGIAEGIAEGIAKGEQKRAEAIVLELLALGVETSVILKASGLTEQHILRLKSQMGKH encoded by the coding sequence ATAGTGGAATTGCTCGATGCAAGGAACGACTTTATCTTCAAGAAAATATTCGGCAGCGAAAACAACAAAGATGTGCTTTTAGCCTTTCTTAACAGTACCTTTATGGAGTCCGGTGAACCACCGTTAACTGAGATCATATTAATGAATCCTTACACAGATAAAGATGCTCCGGCTGAAAAGCAGTCCATACTGGACATCAAGGCGAAAACGGCAGAGGGCAAGCGAATCAACATCGAAATGCAATTGTTCAATCCTTACAATATGGAGAAGCGGACACTTTTTTACTGGAGTGAGATGTACTATCACCAAATTCAAAAGGGCGACGATTACAGCCAATTGAAGAAGTGTGTTACGATTAATATATTGAACTACTCCTGCCTACCGAATGACCGCCATCATAATGTGTTTCGCCTTCGGGAAGATCATACCGGGATTTCGCTGAACAATGACCTGGAGATTCATGTGATGGAATTAACAAAGCTCGAGGAGCAGACCATACCGTTAACAGGCGGTTTAATCAACTGGTTATTATTCCTGAAGGGTGTTGAACAACCAAACTGGGAGGTGCTGACCATGAATGAACCCATGTTAAAAAAAGCAATGGATACACTTGAATTTCTAAGCCAAGACGCCGCTACACGTATGGAGTATGATGCCCGGATGAAGTATTTGCGTGATGAGGCTTCACGGATGAACGGTGCTAAAGCGGAAGGACGTGCAGAAGGACGTGCAGAAGGACGTGCGGAAGGACGTGCGGAAGGAATTGCGGAGGGAATTGCGGAGGGAATTGCTAAGGGTGAACAAAAAAGAGCAGAGGCCATAGTACTTGAACTTCTTGCGCTTGGAGTAGAGACCTCAGTGATTCTTAAAGCTTCAGGTCTCACAGAACAACACATCCTAAGGTTGAAATCACAGATGGGTAAGCACTGA
- a CDS encoding hemerythrin domain-containing protein: MPERTNLKFTLPAMRILENEHRYLSFLMEEWHAIVLWFEQEQITLEEAKAQLQKLRKAVQEFDVPLKRHTEKEETYFFPLLGRYIGFDQGPLAGIQEEHREIDGYIGHFLHHSEGDISQMTLAGIRSAVRDAGEAFEVLTVHFVKEETVIFPMGENQLSPKDKERLSEQLNTLIT; encoded by the coding sequence ATGCCGGAACGTACAAACCTTAAGTTTACGCTGCCCGCGATGCGCATCCTTGAGAATGAACACCGCTATTTATCTTTTCTGATGGAGGAATGGCATGCCATTGTCCTCTGGTTTGAGCAGGAGCAGATTACGCTGGAAGAGGCCAAGGCACAGCTTCAGAAGCTGCGTAAGGCAGTGCAGGAGTTCGACGTCCCGCTGAAGCGGCACACGGAGAAGGAAGAGACGTATTTCTTCCCGCTGCTGGGCCGGTATATCGGCTTCGACCAGGGACCGCTGGCAGGCATTCAGGAGGAGCACCGCGAGATTGACGGGTACATCGGGCATTTCCTGCATCACTCTGAGGGTGACATCAGCCAGATGACGCTCGCTGGAATCCGCTCAGCCGTGCGCGATGCGGGAGAAGCCTTCGAGGTGCTGACGGTCCATTTTGTCAAAGAAGAGACGGTCATCTTCCCGATGGGCGAGAACCAACTGAGTCCGAAGGACAAGGAACGTTTAAGTGAACAGTTAAATACGCTGATTACTTGA
- a CDS encoding response regulator transcription factor, with protein sequence MKIVIADDHAIVRSGFSMILNFQDDIEVIGAAADGREAYTMVAKLRPDILIMDLSMPPGESGLTATGKIKEDYPDTRILILTMHDDDEYLFHVLKNGASGYVLKSAPDEELLLAIRTIYEGGTYIHPKMATSLVREFIKQDKTGGTEDLFELLSKRELEILPLIAKGYGNKEIAEKLFISVKTVEAHKAKIMEKLNLKSRPELVEYALRKKMLDF encoded by the coding sequence ATGAAGATCGTCATTGCGGACGACCATGCAATCGTGCGCAGCGGATTCTCTATGATTCTTAATTTTCAGGATGATATTGAAGTGATCGGAGCAGCGGCGGACGGCAGAGAAGCCTACACCATGGTCGCCAAGCTCCGGCCGGATATCCTGATCATGGATTTAAGCATGCCTCCCGGAGAAAGCGGACTGACCGCGACCGGCAAGATTAAGGAGGATTATCCCGATACCCGAATTCTCATTCTGACGATGCATGACGATGATGAGTATCTCTTCCATGTCTTGAAGAACGGGGCCTCCGGGTATGTGCTCAAGAGTGCGCCGGATGAGGAGCTGTTGCTGGCGATCCGCACGATTTATGAAGGCGGTACTTATATTCATCCCAAGATGGCTACGTCGCTTGTCCGTGAGTTCATTAAGCAGGACAAGACCGGCGGGACCGAGGATCTGTTCGAGCTGCTGTCCAAGCGGGAGCTGGAGATTCTTCCGCTGATTGCCAAGGGCTACGGGAATAAGGAGATTGCCGAGAAGCTCTTTATTTCCGTTAAGACCGTGGAGGCCCACAAGGCCAAAATTATGGAGAAGCTTAACCTTAAAAGCCGGCCCGAGCTGGTCGAATACGCTTTGAGGAAAAAAATGCTGGATTTCTGA
- a CDS encoding sensor histidine kinase, protein MNPATDLRGELMTKLFENSSEAMFFFDRQGKALAMNPAAETIVDTDILKQLYQGNPEALCGTCRGYTSETELRTCLNCYFHTPDSEEFTSYQVYLETRDKGIVPYAATFHTIDEENGIRIFMLRDLTRQFKTQEKFYQNKMMKHIIEAQENERKRISRELHDSVAQELMSAVIDLRVLKYMTTDDGLLKKVKQTEVSMTRLLSDIRNLSVELRPAALDDFGLEAAFRSHFKRVEQTYGLVIEYESRLPEKRYGSEIETVMYRVCQEAVLNALKYAQVDSVKVSLTENGGMLQLLVQDDGIGFQLGDEPTGTGLGLFGMQERAELVGGTFSVDSETGKGTRIMLQVPV, encoded by the coding sequence ATGAACCCTGCTACGGATTTGCGCGGTGAGCTTATGACGAAGCTGTTCGAGAACAGCTCGGAGGCGATGTTCTTTTTTGACCGGCAAGGGAAAGCCCTGGCGATGAATCCGGCTGCCGAGACGATTGTCGACACGGATATTCTGAAGCAGCTGTATCAGGGGAATCCTGAAGCGCTCTGCGGGACCTGCCGGGGATATACCAGCGAGACGGAGCTGCGGACCTGCCTGAATTGTTATTTTCACACCCCGGACTCGGAGGAGTTCACCTCTTATCAGGTCTATCTGGAGACCAGGGACAAGGGGATTGTGCCTTATGCCGCGACCTTTCACACGATAGATGAAGAGAATGGAATCCGGATCTTTATGCTCAGGGATTTAACGAGACAGTTCAAGACGCAAGAGAAGTTCTACCAGAACAAGATGATGAAGCATATTATTGAAGCCCAGGAGAATGAACGCAAGCGGATCTCCCGTGAACTGCATGACAGCGTTGCGCAAGAGCTGATGAGTGCCGTGATTGATCTGCGTGTGCTGAAATATATGACAACCGATGACGGGCTGCTGAAAAAAGTGAAGCAAACCGAAGTGTCGATGACCCGTCTGCTGAGTGATATCCGCAACCTGTCGGTGGAGCTTAGGCCGGCTGCCCTGGATGATTTCGGTCTGGAGGCGGCTTTCCGCTCTCACTTCAAGCGGGTGGAGCAAACGTATGGCCTCGTGATTGAGTATGAATCCCGGCTGCCCGAGAAGCGGTACGGGAGTGAGATTGAGACGGTTATGTACCGGGTATGCCAGGAAGCGGTGCTGAATGCCTTGAAGTATGCCCAGGTAGACAGTGTCAAGGTCTCGCTCACCGAGAACGGCGGCATGCTGCAGCTTCTGGTTCAGGATGACGGTATCGGCTTCCAGCTGGGGGATGAGCCTACCGGAACCGGACTTGGCCTGTTCGGAATGCAGGAGCGGGCGGAGCTGGTGGGCGGAACCTTCAGTGTGGATTCAGAGACCGGCAAGGGGACCCGGATTATGCTGCAGGTTCCTGTATGA